One segment of Mycolicibacterium sp. YH-1 DNA contains the following:
- a CDS encoding cytochrome P450: MSTPIMDEAAKALADPKAYTDEAGLHQALRHLRAHAPVSWVDVPNYAPFWAITKHADIMEIERANDVFTNSPRPVLVTREGDEQQAAVGIKTLIHMDDPQHRDFRAIGTNFFRPKAMRALKDRADELAAQFVDKMMAEGPECDFVQQVAVNYPLYMIMTLLGVPETDFASMLRWTQELFGSDDEEFQRGKSPEEQMTALLEMFQYFTELTANRRANPTDDLGSTIANATINGEPLSDIETVSYYAIIAAAGHDTSSASISGGMQALLEYPEQLARLRNDMTLMPLAVEEMIRWTTPVKEFMRTAQRDYEIRGVRIAAGESVLLSYVSGNRDEEVFSDPFQFDIGRDPNKHIAFGYGVHFCLGAALARLEINSFFSALLPRLRSVELAGPAAHVATTFVGGLKHLPIRYQLD, encoded by the coding sequence ATGAGCACACCCATCATGGACGAGGCCGCAAAGGCATTGGCGGACCCAAAGGCGTACACCGACGAGGCCGGTCTGCATCAGGCGTTGCGCCACCTGCGTGCACACGCGCCGGTGTCATGGGTCGATGTCCCCAACTACGCGCCGTTCTGGGCAATCACCAAGCACGCCGACATCATGGAGATCGAGCGCGCCAACGACGTCTTCACGAACTCGCCGCGACCGGTTCTGGTCACCAGGGAGGGTGACGAGCAGCAGGCCGCCGTGGGCATCAAGACGCTGATCCACATGGACGACCCGCAGCACCGCGACTTTCGGGCGATCGGAACGAACTTCTTCCGGCCAAAGGCCATGCGTGCCTTGAAGGATCGTGCGGACGAGCTGGCTGCACAATTCGTCGACAAGATGATGGCCGAGGGCCCGGAGTGCGATTTCGTGCAACAGGTGGCGGTCAACTACCCGCTGTACATGATCATGACCCTGCTCGGTGTGCCCGAGACTGACTTCGCGTCGATGCTGCGCTGGACGCAGGAGTTGTTCGGCAGCGACGACGAGGAGTTCCAACGCGGCAAGAGCCCTGAGGAGCAGATGACAGCGCTGCTCGAGATGTTCCAGTACTTCACGGAGTTGACCGCCAACCGCCGCGCGAATCCGACCGACGACTTGGGCTCGACGATCGCCAACGCGACGATCAACGGTGAGCCCCTGTCCGATATCGAGACCGTGTCGTACTACGCCATCATCGCCGCTGCCGGTCACGACACGTCCAGCGCCAGCATCTCCGGCGGGATGCAGGCCCTACTCGAGTATCCCGAGCAGTTGGCTCGACTGCGCAACGACATGACCCTGATGCCGTTGGCAGTCGAGGAGATGATCCGCTGGACGACCCCGGTCAAGGAGTTCATGCGTACCGCGCAGCGGGACTACGAGATTCGGGGAGTGCGGATCGCGGCAGGGGAGTCGGTGCTGCTGTCGTATGTGTCCGGTAACCGCGATGAAGAGGTGTTCTCCGACCCCTTCCAGTTTGACATCGGGCGAGATCCCAACAAGCACATCGCCTTCGGGTACGGCGTGCACTTCTGCCTCGGCGCAGCGCTGGCCCGGCTGGAGATCAACAGCTTCTTCTCGGCGCTGCTACCGCGACTGAGGTCAGTCGAGCTGGCCGGACCGGCGGCGCACGTGGCCACCACGTTCGTCGGCGGGCTCAAGCACCTGCCGATCCGGTATCAGCTGGACTAG
- a CDS encoding SDR family oxidoreductase yields MDNIKGRTVAITGAARGIGYATARALLVRGARVVIGDRDIARLESAVASLAGVGMVSGHPLDVTDRESFAAFLNKARGDGFGESAGRVDVLINNAGVMPIGNFLAQTDEAIRTSIEVNLYGVLTGCQLVLPEMVKRHAGHIINVASLAGVMAVPGQVVYAGTKFAVVGLSTALADEVAPQGVEVSVVMPPFTNTELISGTKPAAANRPVEPEDIAAAIVKVLDKPKTHVSVPAGVRLPLTLIAMLGPRGRRWVQRRTGSDRVFLDFDPGARQQYEDRAQHATGLAPAEEGTTP; encoded by the coding sequence GTGGACAACATCAAGGGCCGGACCGTCGCGATCACCGGTGCCGCACGCGGCATCGGATATGCCACAGCACGGGCGCTGCTCGTGCGCGGCGCCCGCGTCGTCATCGGCGACCGGGACATCGCCCGTCTTGAGTCGGCGGTGGCGAGCCTGGCAGGCGTCGGGATGGTGAGTGGCCATCCGCTGGACGTGACCGATCGCGAGTCGTTCGCGGCGTTCCTGAACAAGGCCCGCGGCGACGGCTTCGGCGAATCAGCTGGCCGCGTTGACGTGCTGATCAACAATGCGGGCGTGATGCCCATCGGCAATTTTCTCGCGCAGACCGATGAGGCGATCCGGACGTCTATCGAGGTGAACCTCTATGGCGTGCTGACTGGCTGCCAGCTCGTCCTGCCCGAGATGGTCAAGCGGCACGCCGGGCACATCATCAACGTCGCGTCGCTGGCGGGAGTCATGGCCGTCCCAGGTCAAGTCGTATACGCGGGAACCAAGTTCGCGGTCGTCGGACTGTCGACCGCGCTGGCCGACGAGGTCGCGCCGCAGGGTGTCGAGGTGTCGGTCGTGATGCCACCGTTCACCAACACCGAGCTCATCAGCGGCACCAAACCCGCCGCCGCCAACCGGCCCGTCGAGCCCGAGGACATCGCCGCGGCCATCGTGAAGGTCCTCGACAAACCCAAGACCCATGTGTCGGTACCCGCCGGAGTCCGGCTCCCGCTGACGCTCATCGCGATGCTCGGCCCGCGCGGGCGACGCTGGGTCCAGCGGCGCACTGGCAGCGACCGCGTCTTCCTGGACTTCGATCCGGGCGCGCGGCAGCAGTACGAGGACCGTGCACAACACGCGACGGGACTCGCGCCCGCTGAAGAAGGGACCACACCATGA
- a CDS encoding LLM class F420-dependent oxidoreductase yields the protein MSSDTAARLKVDRGIPSDLSRVPAVASAIERQGYDGCWTGEINHDPFLPLLLAAEHTSRLEIGTSIAVAFARNPMTVANLGWDLQAYSRGRFNLGLGSQVAAHIERRFSMPWSRPVPRMREFIAALRAIWACWHDGTRLGFEGDFYSHTLMTPMFTPEPMPYGTPRVFVAAVGEAMTQMCGEVADGLLAHAFTTKRYADEVTTPALLAGLARAGRSREDIEVSCPVFVVTGEDETAMAQAAAGVRKQIAFYGSTPAYRGVLDLHGWGDLHTELHRLSRLGQWDAMGDLVDDEVLSTFAVVAPLPEVAKALIVRCAGAIDRVMPALPASLPEHAVTAVLEDVRSASKPLGGNTENG from the coding sequence TTGTCGAGTGACACGGCTGCGCGACTGAAGGTCGACAGGGGGATCCCCAGCGACCTCTCGCGGGTCCCCGCGGTCGCGAGTGCCATTGAACGGCAGGGCTATGACGGCTGCTGGACGGGTGAGATCAACCACGACCCCTTCCTTCCACTGCTGCTCGCGGCGGAACACACGTCGCGCCTTGAAATCGGCACCAGCATCGCGGTGGCCTTCGCGCGTAATCCGATGACCGTAGCCAACCTCGGATGGGATCTGCAGGCGTACTCCCGAGGCCGGTTCAATCTTGGCCTCGGCTCGCAGGTGGCTGCCCACATCGAGAGGCGATTCAGCATGCCGTGGAGTCGTCCGGTGCCGCGCATGCGCGAGTTCATCGCTGCGCTCCGAGCGATATGGGCGTGCTGGCACGACGGAACCCGGCTCGGCTTCGAGGGCGACTTCTACAGCCACACGCTTATGACGCCGATGTTCACTCCCGAACCCATGCCGTACGGCACCCCGCGCGTGTTCGTCGCCGCCGTCGGGGAGGCGATGACGCAGATGTGCGGGGAGGTCGCCGATGGTCTGCTCGCGCACGCGTTCACCACCAAGCGCTACGCCGACGAGGTCACCACCCCCGCGCTGCTGGCCGGCCTGGCGCGGGCGGGACGCAGCCGTGAGGACATCGAGGTGTCGTGTCCGGTGTTCGTCGTCACCGGCGAGGATGAGACCGCGATGGCGCAGGCGGCCGCCGGTGTCCGCAAGCAGATCGCGTTCTACGGGTCGACCCCTGCCTATCGCGGCGTGCTGGACCTGCACGGCTGGGGTGACCTGCACACCGAACTTCACCGCCTGTCCAGGCTGGGGCAGTGGGATGCCATGGGCGACCTCGTCGACGACGAGGTGCTGAGCACGTTCGCCGTGGTCGCGCCGTTGCCCGAGGTCGCCAAGGCGCTGATCGTGCGCTGTGCGGGGGCCATCGACCGGGTTATGCCCGCATTACCCGCAAGCCTGCCCGAGCATGCCGTCACCGCGGTCCTCGAGGACGTGCGAAGCGCGTCGAAACCGTTGGGTGGCAACACCGAGAATGGCTAG
- a CDS encoding acyl-CoA carboxylase subunit beta, with protein sequence MSKPPDWDETLEDLEQRRQRTLAMGGPERLAKHHGKGKLDARARIDRLVDKGSFREIGSLVGGEVAADGIVVGSGSINGSPIMVGAEDFTTLAGSIGPGGNAKRYRIAELAVRDRIPLVMLLEGAGFRPTGGHYGRTPTDLLAQANCSGKVPTVGAVLGPSAGHGALVAPVCDFRIMSAAGAIFTAGPPVVRESTGEEITKEELGGPTVALPSGVIHNLADSDEDVIDDIKRYLSYFPPSAWSYPTPRPADETTAPRPTPELLDIVSRDNKRVYDMRKVLDVVFDDPNWFEVQPKYGRAIICALAHLGGHPVAVVANQPQVMAGSIDADAADKAAHFIMVADSFHLPIVFLADNPGMMPGSRSERTGVLRAGARMFAAQTAATTLKLHVTLRKAYGFGSMVMSLLGFDSQVATYAYPGATMGAMSAAALTRATNAEEDLSAKLRDAELQASYRSAENLGFDELIDPRETRDALLAGLQRGLFSRQVAAEPVSRTVILP encoded by the coding sequence ATGAGCAAGCCCCCGGACTGGGACGAGACTCTCGAGGATCTCGAGCAGCGCCGTCAACGCACCCTGGCAATGGGCGGGCCCGAACGCCTCGCCAAGCATCACGGCAAGGGCAAGCTCGATGCCCGCGCCAGGATCGACCGTCTGGTGGACAAGGGCTCGTTCCGAGAGATCGGCTCCCTCGTCGGCGGTGAGGTCGCCGCCGACGGCATCGTGGTCGGCTCCGGCTCGATCAACGGCTCCCCGATCATGGTGGGCGCCGAGGACTTCACCACGCTGGCGGGCAGCATCGGGCCCGGCGGTAACGCCAAGCGGTATCGAATCGCCGAACTCGCTGTGCGGGACCGTATTCCGCTGGTGATGCTGCTCGAGGGCGCAGGATTTCGCCCCACCGGCGGCCACTACGGCCGCACCCCCACCGATCTGCTGGCCCAAGCGAATTGCTCCGGCAAGGTGCCCACAGTCGGTGCCGTCCTCGGTCCGTCGGCCGGCCACGGCGCACTCGTCGCACCGGTGTGCGACTTCCGGATCATGAGTGCTGCGGGCGCGATCTTCACCGCCGGCCCGCCGGTGGTTCGGGAGTCCACCGGCGAGGAGATCACCAAGGAGGAACTTGGTGGCCCCACGGTCGCCCTGCCGAGCGGGGTGATCCACAACCTCGCCGACTCCGACGAGGACGTCATCGACGACATCAAGCGTTACCTGTCCTACTTCCCGCCGAGCGCATGGTCGTACCCGACCCCGCGGCCCGCCGACGAGACCACCGCGCCGCGACCGACCCCCGAGCTGCTCGACATCGTCTCGCGCGACAACAAGCGCGTGTACGACATGCGCAAGGTCCTCGACGTGGTCTTCGACGACCCGAACTGGTTCGAGGTGCAACCCAAGTACGGACGCGCCATCATCTGCGCGCTGGCCCACCTCGGCGGGCACCCGGTGGCGGTGGTCGCCAATCAACCGCAGGTGATGGCCGGTTCGATCGACGCCGATGCCGCCGACAAGGCCGCGCACTTCATCATGGTGGCCGACTCGTTCCATCTGCCGATCGTTTTCCTGGCCGACAACCCGGGCATGATGCCGGGCAGCCGTTCGGAGCGAACCGGCGTATTACGGGCGGGCGCAAGGATGTTCGCCGCACAGACCGCGGCGACGACCCTGAAGCTCCACGTCACGCTGCGCAAGGCCTACGGTTTCGGTTCGATGGTGATGTCGCTGCTGGGCTTCGACTCACAGGTGGCGACGTACGCCTACCCCGGCGCGACGATGGGCGCCATGAGTGCGGCCGCGTTGACCCGCGCCACAAACGCCGAGGAGGATCTGAGCGCCAAGCTGCGCGATGCCGAACTCCAGGCGTCCTACCGCTCCGCCGAGAACCTCGGGTTCGATGAGCTGATCGATCCACGCGAGACCCGCGATGCCCTGCTGGCCGGCCTGCAGCGCGGCCTGTTCAGCCGACAGGTCGCCGCCGAGCCAGTGAGTCGGACGGTCATCCTGCCCTGA
- a CDS encoding cytochrome P450, with protein MTLVEPGQAGEIVFDPFSADFYRDPHAIYPRLRREAPVYYSREYDFYALSRHADVAAGLRDFETYSSAYGVDLGMVRRGEKVPVKMIISIDPPEHRVMRSLVNKVFTPRAIGALTDMITATIEQFLGAADKGGGNVEFDVVADFSVFFPVDVITQMLGVPPEYRQQVRLWIDESLHREPGQIDMSAAGIDAMAQMWVMYYELIQKRRADPQDDMISQLIAAEVDREDGVRTQLKDSEIAGFATLLGGAGAETVTKLVGGAAVTFAQHPDQWEALLADRSKVPVAIEELLRYDAPVQYNVRRSVTDVTLHGTTIPAGAPVFLLGASANRDPDAWTDPDVFDIDRDRSEAQNVAFGYGIHSCLGAALARLESTIALEKMLDLMPRYEVDWDGCERVSMQNVAGWSRVPVRVLR; from the coding sequence ATGACCCTAGTGGAACCAGGGCAGGCAGGAGAGATCGTGTTCGATCCCTTCTCGGCCGACTTCTACAGAGACCCGCACGCGATCTATCCGAGGCTGCGGCGGGAAGCGCCGGTGTACTACAGCAGGGAGTACGACTTCTACGCGCTGAGCCGGCATGCCGATGTCGCCGCGGGTTTGCGGGACTTCGAGACGTACTCGTCGGCGTACGGGGTCGATCTCGGCATGGTGCGCCGTGGTGAGAAGGTGCCGGTGAAGATGATCATCTCCATCGATCCGCCCGAGCACCGGGTGATGCGCAGTCTGGTCAACAAGGTGTTCACCCCGCGCGCCATCGGGGCGCTCACCGACATGATCACCGCGACGATCGAGCAGTTCCTGGGTGCTGCGGACAAGGGCGGGGGGAACGTGGAATTCGATGTGGTGGCGGACTTCTCGGTGTTCTTTCCCGTCGACGTCATCACCCAGATGCTCGGTGTCCCACCCGAGTACCGGCAGCAGGTCCGACTGTGGATCGACGAGTCACTGCACCGGGAGCCGGGCCAGATCGACATGTCCGCCGCCGGCATCGACGCCATGGCGCAGATGTGGGTGATGTACTACGAGCTCATTCAGAAGCGTCGGGCCGACCCGCAGGATGACATGATCAGCCAGCTGATCGCGGCCGAGGTTGACCGTGAGGACGGTGTCCGCACACAGCTAAAGGATTCCGAGATCGCCGGATTCGCCACGCTTCTCGGCGGCGCGGGCGCGGAGACGGTCACGAAGCTGGTCGGTGGCGCCGCTGTCACCTTCGCGCAGCACCCCGATCAGTGGGAGGCGCTGCTCGCCGACCGCAGCAAGGTTCCCGTCGCCATCGAGGAACTGCTTCGCTACGACGCCCCCGTGCAGTACAACGTGCGCCGTTCGGTCACCGATGTCACCCTGCACGGCACCACCATTCCGGCGGGCGCACCTGTCTTCCTGCTGGGCGCGTCGGCCAATCGCGACCCGGACGCGTGGACCGACCCGGACGTCTTCGACATTGACCGCGACCGCAGCGAAGCGCAGAACGTGGCGTTCGGCTACGGCATACACAGCTGCCTCGGCGCGGCGCTGGCGCGGTTGGAGAGCACCATCGCCCTGGAGAAGATGCTCGACCTCATGCCTCGCTACGAGGTCGACTGGGACGGGTGTGAACGCGTCAGCATGCAGAACGTCGCCGGGTGGTCCCGTGTCCCGGTGCGGGTATTGCGCTGA
- a CDS encoding TIGR03857 family LLM class F420-dependent oxidoreductase produces MTDRVLEELGYYLLAGAGGEGPAGLMDEARRGEELGFGTAFISERWNVKEASSLTGAACAVTNRMQIATAATNHNTRHPLITGSYATTMHRLSKGRFTLGIGRGVAAMYGAFGVPPVTTAQMEDFAQVMRKLWHGELIFNHDGPIGKYQLLFLDPDFNEDIRLAIVAFGPQTLALGGREFDDVILHTYFTPETLQRAVKTVKDAAEQAGRNPDDVKVWSCFATVGDHLPEELRLKKTVARLATYLQGYGDLLVNTNGWDPAVLQRFRDDKVVQSIGGGIDHKASAEQIEHIATLIPDEWLEPSATGSAQQCVDRIRKEFDYGADALIMHGATPDELEPIVSAYRATVD; encoded by the coding sequence GTGACTGATCGTGTACTCGAAGAACTCGGCTATTACCTGTTGGCCGGGGCTGGCGGCGAGGGCCCGGCCGGGCTGATGGACGAGGCCAGGCGCGGCGAGGAACTGGGCTTCGGCACCGCGTTCATCTCCGAGCGGTGGAACGTCAAGGAGGCGTCGTCGCTCACCGGCGCGGCGTGCGCGGTGACCAATCGAATGCAGATCGCCACCGCCGCAACCAATCACAACACCCGGCACCCGCTCATCACGGGATCGTATGCCACCACAATGCACCGGTTGTCGAAGGGGCGGTTCACTCTAGGAATCGGCCGCGGGGTGGCCGCCATGTACGGAGCCTTCGGCGTACCGCCGGTAACCACCGCCCAGATGGAGGACTTCGCGCAGGTGATGCGCAAGCTCTGGCACGGGGAGCTGATCTTCAACCACGACGGGCCGATCGGTAAGTACCAGTTGCTGTTTCTCGACCCGGACTTCAATGAGGACATCCGGCTGGCGATCGTTGCCTTCGGTCCGCAGACCCTGGCACTCGGCGGCCGCGAGTTCGACGATGTCATCCTGCACACCTACTTCACGCCAGAGACGCTGCAACGCGCCGTGAAGACCGTGAAGGATGCCGCCGAGCAGGCCGGCCGCAACCCCGACGATGTCAAGGTGTGGTCGTGTTTCGCAACCGTCGGTGACCATCTGCCCGAGGAGCTGCGGCTGAAGAAGACCGTCGCACGGCTGGCCACCTACCTGCAGGGCTACGGGGATCTGCTGGTCAACACGAACGGCTGGGATCCGGCAGTCCTGCAGCGCTTCCGGGATGACAAAGTGGTGCAGTCCATTGGCGGCGGCATCGACCACAAGGCCAGCGCCGAACAGATCGAGCACATCGCCACCCTCATTCCCGACGAGTGGCTCGAGCCGTCGGCCACGGGGTCCGCACAGCAGTGCGTGGACCGCATCCGCAAGGAGTTCGACTACGGGGCGGATGCCCTGATCATGCACGGCGCCACCCCTGACGAACTCGAGCCCATCGTGTCGGCATACCGCGCGACCGTCGACTGA
- a CDS encoding nuclear transport factor 2 family protein produces the protein MTSRVRTAREVVEAYNLVVWNQRDFALAEELMGDTVTRHDVGEATVLTHEQAVARIVDHWAMFSTIRFDLNLVVAGDDGEHVAIVYQSPMALKDGTETTVGSMEIFRVIEGRITEVWNCGYKQGVWQ, from the coding sequence ATGACTAGCAGGGTGCGGACCGCGCGCGAGGTGGTGGAGGCCTACAACCTCGTGGTGTGGAATCAGCGCGACTTCGCGCTGGCCGAGGAGCTGATGGGCGACACGGTGACCCGGCACGACGTCGGTGAGGCGACGGTGCTCACGCACGAACAGGCCGTCGCGCGCATCGTGGACCACTGGGCAATGTTCTCCACGATCCGATTCGATCTGAACCTCGTCGTCGCCGGCGACGACGGCGAGCACGTGGCGATCGTCTATCAGTCGCCGATGGCGCTGAAGGATGGCACGGAGACCACCGTCGGCAGCATGGAGATCTTCCGTGTCATCGAGGGGCGTATCACCGAAGTCTGGAATTGTGGCTACAAGCAAGGGGTTTGGCAGTGA
- a CDS encoding ecdysteroid 22-kinase family protein, which yields MSVATVPSGIEDVTAQWLGEVLGAPVGGVRAEQIALDTGFSSRLYRVHLTGASVLPASVLPASVIVKLPADSDARGAMEMMGGYTREVAFYSEVAGRVPTGTPAVLAARTAQNGLDFVIVLEDLGDWDNVDHLAGLTLDQARLIIAELASLHAWSVEPANAVFGQLFPSLDAPMMRDVLPAVFGQGWQVYRDRSGADIPASVARHAERFAQRAAPALSALTERDMLVHGDIRADNVFFSGDRCKIVDYQMAARGVGAIDIGYLVSQGLPTSARSGRDEELVKRYLDDITSHGVRGYGFDAAWRHYRFAVAYMMVLPVVALVGWDMLPERSRRLCLTLTDRAAATFEEIGATEVFDD from the coding sequence ATGTCCGTAGCCACCGTGCCATCCGGCATCGAGGATGTGACGGCACAGTGGCTCGGTGAGGTACTGGGCGCGCCGGTCGGTGGTGTCCGCGCAGAGCAGATCGCGCTCGACACGGGGTTCTCGTCGCGGCTGTACCGGGTGCATCTGACCGGGGCGAGTGTCCTTCCGGCCAGTGTCCTTCCGGCGAGTGTCATCGTGAAGCTGCCCGCGGACTCCGACGCCCGCGGCGCCATGGAGATGATGGGCGGCTACACCCGCGAGGTGGCCTTCTACAGCGAGGTCGCGGGGCGGGTGCCCACAGGGACGCCCGCGGTGCTCGCCGCGCGGACAGCGCAGAACGGCCTGGACTTCGTCATCGTCCTGGAGGATCTGGGCGACTGGGACAACGTCGACCACCTCGCCGGACTCACGCTGGATCAAGCCCGGCTGATCATCGCGGAGCTGGCGAGTCTGCACGCCTGGTCGGTTGAACCCGCGAATGCCGTTTTCGGACAACTCTTCCCGAGTCTCGACGCCCCGATGATGCGCGATGTGTTGCCCGCGGTGTTCGGCCAGGGCTGGCAGGTCTACCGTGATCGGTCCGGTGCCGATATCCCGGCCTCGGTCGCCCGCCACGCCGAGCGTTTCGCCCAGCGCGCAGCACCCGCGCTGAGCGCGTTGACTGAGCGAGACATGCTGGTACACGGTGACATCCGAGCCGATAACGTGTTCTTCTCCGGAGATCGCTGCAAGATCGTCGACTATCAGATGGCGGCACGTGGAGTGGGTGCCATCGACATCGGCTACCTGGTGAGCCAGGGACTGCCGACGTCGGCCAGGTCGGGTCGCGACGAGGAGCTGGTCAAGCGCTATCTGGACGACATCACGTCACATGGCGTGCGGGGCTACGGGTTCGACGCGGCCTGGCGCCACTACCGGTTCGCGGTCGCGTACATGATGGTGCTTCCTGTCGTGGCGCTGGTGGGCTGGGACATGCTTCCCGAGCGGTCGCGTCGGCTGTGTCTGACGCTCACCGATCGGGCCGCGGCCACCTTCGAGGAGATCGGAGCAACCGAGGTGTTCGATGACTAG
- a CDS encoding TetR/AcrR family transcriptional regulator: protein MPSPTRGLTQPQRVETSNRRLVEAAAELIAEKGWEATTAAEIGRRAGYSRAMVHARYGSKDAILEAIFEHGDVQRLLPAAQPGATGMENAVAHFGRIQEMYAQDRDFLRAMFVMTFEAVKTTSPVRTLLQTWFDRGVEAVEVGLRNGIVDGSVRPDIDVERAVNDISAAAFGIAFHWIVQFANYDLARELDYAHARIISDYGAPH from the coding sequence GTGCCCTCCCCCACCCGCGGGCTGACTCAACCGCAGCGCGTCGAGACATCCAACCGACGGCTCGTCGAGGCGGCCGCCGAACTCATTGCCGAAAAGGGCTGGGAGGCAACCACGGCAGCCGAGATCGGTCGCCGCGCGGGCTACAGCCGGGCGATGGTGCACGCGCGGTACGGCAGCAAGGACGCCATCCTGGAAGCGATCTTCGAGCACGGGGACGTGCAACGGCTCCTTCCCGCCGCACAGCCCGGTGCCACCGGCATGGAGAACGCGGTGGCGCACTTCGGGCGGATTCAGGAGATGTACGCCCAGGACCGCGACTTCCTGCGGGCGATGTTCGTGATGACGTTCGAAGCGGTCAAGACCACCTCGCCTGTGCGCACCCTGCTTCAAACCTGGTTCGATCGCGGCGTCGAGGCCGTTGAGGTTGGCCTGCGAAACGGCATCGTCGACGGATCCGTGCGACCCGATATCGACGTTGAGCGCGCCGTCAACGACATCAGCGCAGCGGCATTCGGTATCGCGTTCCACTGGATCGTGCAATTCGCGAACTACGACCTCGCACGGGAGTTGGACTACGCCCACGCGCGGATCATCTCCGATTACGGGGCACCGCACTGA
- a CDS encoding carboxylesterase/lipase family protein, translating to MTATRVTTASGTVQGFARDRVVRWRSIPYARPPMGALRFRAPEPPQPWRGVRFCEEFGNCAPQDPRYTYVGRSGRQSMGEDCLTLNVTVPDLPAPRAVAAEPHDKPLPVMFFIHGGGYMFGSSATSVYDGASIARRGAVFVSANYRLGALGCLDLSSLSTPEHPLQANLFLRDLVMALRWVRDNIAAFGGDPDNVTIFGESAGAHAVGTLLAVPAAAGLFHQAISESPPGGLIHTPEASADVARRLVAGLGADPADGARAVMTARPSQLVRTLERIMTDTIRATPDSFGIGATAGGDYLPHSHIEAMTRGLAHRVPLIIGSNATEATLFARFVDYLPTNEPVIERFLASAEPVAAQRLRDAYPGYPSRPACLSFGSDFTFGARAWELAEAHSTHAPTYHYRYDYAPRPLQWSGFGATHASELLAVFDVYDTRIGGLLTLAGDRGSARRVSRDVQRRWRSFSRTGVPGEDWPRYTTHAGRATMIFDRRSRVESDPVAARREAWAALSAVPRNRR from the coding sequence GTGACGGCGACGAGGGTCACCACCGCGAGCGGCACTGTCCAGGGCTTCGCCCGCGACCGCGTGGTCCGGTGGCGGTCCATCCCGTACGCGCGACCACCCATGGGCGCGTTGCGTTTCCGGGCGCCCGAGCCGCCGCAGCCGTGGCGTGGCGTGCGGTTCTGCGAGGAGTTCGGCAACTGCGCGCCGCAGGATCCCCGGTACACGTACGTGGGGCGCAGCGGCCGTCAGTCCATGGGCGAGGACTGTCTGACTCTCAACGTCACAGTGCCAGATCTGCCCGCTCCGCGGGCGGTGGCAGCCGAGCCGCACGACAAGCCGCTGCCGGTGATGTTCTTCATCCATGGCGGCGGCTACATGTTCGGCAGCTCGGCCACCTCGGTGTACGACGGTGCGTCCATCGCCCGGCGCGGTGCGGTCTTCGTGTCGGCGAACTACCGGCTGGGGGCGCTGGGGTGTCTCGACCTCTCGTCGCTGTCGACGCCGGAGCACCCACTGCAGGCGAACCTGTTTCTTCGCGACCTGGTGATGGCGCTGCGGTGGGTACGCGACAACATCGCGGCGTTCGGTGGTGATCCCGACAATGTCACCATCTTCGGCGAGAGCGCGGGGGCGCACGCCGTGGGCACCCTGTTGGCCGTCCCCGCCGCGGCCGGGCTGTTTCACCAGGCGATCTCGGAGAGCCCGCCGGGCGGACTGATCCACACGCCCGAGGCGTCGGCCGACGTGGCGCGGAGGCTGGTTGCCGGTCTCGGTGCCGACCCCGCCGACGGGGCGCGAGCGGTGATGACAGCGCGGCCGTCACAGCTCGTCCGCACCCTCGAACGGATCATGACCGACACGATTCGGGCGACCCCCGACTCGTTCGGCATAGGGGCGACCGCGGGCGGTGACTACCTGCCGCACAGCCACATCGAGGCGATGACCCGCGGGCTCGCTCACCGGGTACCGCTGATCATTGGCAGCAATGCCACCGAGGCGACACTGTTCGCCAGGTTCGTGGACTATCTGCCGACCAACGAGCCCGTCATTGAACGCTTCCTGGCGAGCGCGGAACCCGTTGCGGCTCAACGGCTGCGGGACGCCTACCCGGGCTATCCGAGTCGGCCCGCCTGCCTGTCCTTCGGCAGTGACTTCACCTTCGGCGCCAGGGCGTGGGAACTGGCGGAGGCGCACAGCACCCATGCACCGACATATCACTACCGCTACGACTACGCACCTCGTCCGCTGCAGTGGTCGGGCTTCGGCGCGACGCACGCCAGCGAGCTGCTCGCGGTGTTCGATGTCTACGACACCCGGATCGGCGGGCTGCTCACCCTCGCCGGTGACCGCGGGTCGGCGCGGCGGGTCAGCCGTGACGTGCAGCGTCGGTGGCGGTCATTCAGCCGGACCGGGGTGCCCGGTGAGGACTGGCCGCGCTACACCACGCACGCCGGTCGCGCCACGATGATCTTCGATCGGCGCTCGCGCGTGGAGTCCGATCCCGTCGCCGCCCGGCGCGAGGCATGGGCGGCGCTCAGTGCGGTGCCCCGTAATCGGAGATGA